Part of the Girardinichthys multiradiatus isolate DD_20200921_A chromosome 14, DD_fGirMul_XY1, whole genome shotgun sequence genome is shown below.
ACTGACATTCTGTACCGTATCAACAACACGCTTTGGTTTACATCCACTTCAGTCCAATCAGacaccatttaaaaaacaaaaccgcAATAATTCAGTAGTAAGCACATGTTTGTTAGCAGAGGAAAGGAAACATTCCAGTAAAATTGAATGACCCACCATAAGAAGCAACGTTTCTCCATAAATTAGTTTGGAAACAGTgtttaaaactgatttaaattgaTCAAAAGTCGTTTGTTCTGCACCTCCAACGTTTGCtgactgaaaaacataaaaaaattaaatcatctCAATACCACTGCAGAAGCATAAGCAGTGCGCTGGACCGATTTAGGAGTCGAAAACCTGGTTGTTATTAGTAAATACAACACAAACGagatgaaggttttttttttttttttttaaagaggtttGTTTTTCCAGAAGATCTGCATCTCTCCATCCAACCCCCATGAACGCACTGCAGGGGAAATAATTCACTGCGCAGCATCTGGAAACACATCCGCTCACTTACAAGACACATGAAGCTCATTAAGAGAGACCAACCAAGCAGAGGAGACAGGGGATGATTATCTGAATCAGCCGAGtctcaaagaaagaaaaaaccccAAACATCAGACACAGTTTGTCCAACATAAAGAGAACAGATGCATTTCAAATAAGATATAAGGAAAAACTGAGCACTTTGGGGGCAACTCGATTCAGTCAGACGTTAAAGCAAGCAGCCAAAATCTTTGAGAAACATTCAAAAAGAAACTTATCAATGAAGTCAGCTTTAAATAATATAACATCTGGCTACAtggaagcaaaaatataaagatatgCAGAGTGGTTTCGAAAGcagtaaaagacaaaaactggCTAAACGATGAAACACAGCAGGAATACGTGATCATATCAACATATCATCCGCATATAAAGATAAACGCTGACATGCAGATAGGGTCACGCCTTGCCTTAGGGAAGTAATAACCTCGGGGATGTCAAGTTTTATGAAGGGTTAGGTTTTGCATAAAAACGTCACATAAAGATAAATATGACATGTTTCAAATGTAAATTACAGCCGGGTTGTCCTTTTTCTACTAGTGCATCTAAATCTGAGCAAAAACTATTAATAATTTAGAGGATTCCTGACGATGAcgatcattttttatttatttttattacccaGCGCCCTCCACCTGTCTTTACACTcataaagatgtgcaaaaagcctGAAAATACTGCAAGTTCATTTTTCCcattagaaaaacaacaaatattttaaagaaaaatcactGATGCTCAAATTATTAGCATCCCTAACAAttcctacaaaataaacaaaacagttcttttattatacatttatttaatcttaAGTCTGGGACTGGTTTTAGTGGGGTGCAGATATAACACGACACCCAGCCCTAATGCTTTTAGCCTCGcttcaaaaatggaaaagatcAGGGAACATGCTATTTAAATAAGCCAGAAGTGTGCTGATCTTTCTTTTCCTGGTACCTGGTAGGGTTTGTCAACTGATTTACAACTATATCATTTTGCTATATGTGGCCAATATGTTTAAGGACAGATGATAACATTGGAGCTACTTGCTCTGAGACCTTCTGGTGGTTGAAGCTCATTGCTCACCAAGCTCCATCCCAATCAAATGTCCCCCAATATTCCAGATGTAATGACAAATATATGAATCCACCAAGCCTGCAGCAGTGAATCCATGTTTAACCATTTCAAACCAAATTATTATTGTATCACTACTGTGAACCCATTCCATTGACATAAAAACAGTAGCTTGGCATTGCTAAGGCTGCACACAGCTGGGTGTTGGATGTTTGCCTGACCTGCATTTATCCAAACACTCGACCAGGACCCATGAAGCAGGAACAGCAGTTCTTCctgtaaacagatttaaaatgcatttttttatgaaGATGTGGAACAGATTACAGTCGGCAGCTCTTAAAGGACAGACGGCAGTCAGATTTGAACAACGTTTGCGGTCAGTGGCCTTCGTTAAACTGGACGAGGTTAATTATGTTCACATTACGGCAGCAATTTTAGACCCGTTTGAAGTTTTAAAGTCGCCTCGTATTTTTATGTGGTCCTTGCATATTTTAAGCTTCCATCGTTTCGTAAATAAGAACCGCAGTAGTGaaacacatttagaaaaaaGCCTTGATGGCCTTTACTCTCAGGCTTTTTGTGAGTAGGTTTGacaaaaaaatgattaaatatttacTGGATACTACATACTTGAATATGAGCTGGACCAGAACCTCTTGCACAGAGCcatgagatgacatgtgttgtatTAACAGAACACACATTTGATCTGTAACCTGTGCCCTCCCTGATCATGACCCTTCCTTCACACACTTTCTAATAGTAAAAGGAACGATTTACATCTTCTATTAGAGCTTATAGATCATATTCTGTTAGCTTAGCATTTCTGCAGAGCGGTTTAAATCCATCAGAGGCAGCTAAATAAAAAGTTAGAATCTCTTCCTGCAGTTCAGAAAAGAGCCTGACTTGATAGACGTGCATTTATCTATTCGCCTTTCTAATTGATTTAAAATCAATTTGTTCTGCTGGTTCCTCTGGGACGAACTGTTTCTGCTGATTTATGTGCAGCAGCCGAGTCACGGAGACGTTCGGAAGAGAAAAATGTACATTTGGATCATAAATAAAAACGCCTCCTTTTGCGAAACCGATCAATTTGCAGCTCTTTGGTATGTTAAAGGATATTTGAGTGATGCGAAATGTTAATACGGGCTTTAAACggaagaagaaagaaacataaaaaaaatgccGTGCATACCTGAGAAAAGTCAAACAAACCGTCACAGGAACCGAGTGAAGATAAGAGGGAAGAAAGTAGCTTAAAAGAGACTCTCTGCTCAAGGAATCAGCGGTTCTCCTCACAACAATACAATCAGTTTCATGAGCTCGTTTTCTTCTACTACTGAAGAATCCATCGCCGCTGTGACGTGAAACAGAAAGAGCTGAAATGTACAGAATCAAAAGGTTTCTGTGGAGGGGTACATCATGTTCGGACCCCCTAAGGCAGACATGTACACACAGTCTCCGGTTCTTGTTTTAAACAGCAAAATAGGTGCTTAAGGTCCAAGTTACAGCTGTTTGGTCTCCGTAAGGCCAGCTTGTTAGGAGATGACCATCGCCATGGCAACAGCTCGATGATGTCGGCTAATTGAACGCCCGTTGTCAGgagtaaatgtgtgtttttttttttttttttttggttttaagaCTTCATCAAGCAGCAACGTTGCCTCCGTCCTGGATTTAAACGTGTTTTCTGGATATCTCAGTAGAACTTGTCATCGATGCGGAAGTGCGGCCTGGACACGTCGTCGGGGTTCAGGAAGACCGATATGGATTTCCCGGGGTTCTCCGTGACCAGCTGCTGCAGCCGCTGAGCCAGCTTGTCCTCCGAGGGCGAGATGATGCCGTTGGCCGGGTGGTGCCCGGGCGAGCCGTGGCCGTTGGTGCCGGCCGTCAGCTCCTTCTTCAGCTGGCCCGCCTGCCGGGCCTGGTCCAGGGCCGCCCGCAGGTGTTCGCTGGGATCCGAGCGCACGTGAGCCAGCTTCCTGGCGACCAGCAGTGCCTGGCTGTCGCTCAGGTGCTCCAGCATGTTGCACTGGGGCAGGAAGTAGTTTGGGCAGTTTTTCCCCAGGATGCAGTGAGCCAGGTCGTCCAGGAGACCCAGGAGGAGGCGGCCGGGGGTGTCCGATTCGGGACAGGACAGGTAGGCGGCGGGGAGTCGGTCACAAGCCCAAAACAGAAGCGTGCGCAGGTGGTAGAGGCTGAGGCCCGTTCGAGGACGGGCCAGGATACGGGACAGCACTGCCTTGGCTGCCTGGAAAGCCTGGGCCATGGGGAAAGGGATGCACTTCTTCAACTGAACCTGGTCCGAAGAATCGTGTAGGAGCAGGATTAGTATAAATATTCAGGAAAAAGGGACAAAAAACGAGACTGAATGAAAATCCCCTCACCTCACTGCGTGAGAAGGCCAGCCTCCACTCCCTGTCAGGCCGACCGCCCAGCGGGGAGCAGCAGGGCAGCAGATAGAAGCCAGATATGGCCTCCTCCTCTGTGATTTTACCGTCCCAGAAGTGGTTGGCTGTCAGCCAGCCCTGAGCCACGGCGGGCCAGCCCCGAAAGGAGACCACAGGCAGCAGGTCGTACAGAACCCGGCTGGATCCCGCCTGCAGGAAGGACATGATTTATACTTCGCTCAGCGCTTTAATCACCACAGCGATGTGAAACTCTCCCTCCAGCAAAAGCTTTCTGATTCAGACCCAAGCAGAACCgctcatttttattattaagaaaGAAGCAGCGGGTTTCGTACCTGAAGGACGATGGTGGTCAGGGGTCCGTTCCTCTCCAGCCGTTCAGGGGTCGGGATGCCTCTCTGGGGGCTGCGCCTCAGCTCATCCACAGCCGCGCTCACAACCCCCCAGAACCAGTCTGTCACCAAGGTGGGGGAGAAGTAGCACCCGTCCAGGGACTGAGGAGAGCCCAGGGAGGGGATAGAGCCTTTACCTGAACAGGGAACCAGGTGAGACAGATCCATCAGCAACATGTAAACGAAGACTTTACGGTCTTCATAAAGTTTGGGCTACAGGGGGTTGATTTCATGTCTGCTGAACCATTCCTGTATTAATCTGCTGAAAGAGGCGATAATGAAACATTTATAGTTTGTTGGCAGAAGCCAACAGATTTTTCAAACTAACGAGATTCCCAGAGCCCTCGCAACagaaacagacccacagcatcacacatcATCCACCATGAGCGTAAGGTGCTTTTCCTCATGTTCCTCCTCTGTTTAAACACCGAACCCACCAGGTATGCTTGTTGCTGAAAACCTCCATCTTAAAAAGGACCAGCAGGGCTCGGCAAACTCCATATGTTTACTTTATGATGGCCGGACAGACAACTCGTCAACATGATTTCGCTCTTtgctgcatttttgtttttaacagtgaGCACTGAagatgtttttactttaaacttctcaatTTGCGCTCTGACCGTAAATATGGACGGGTTTAGGTGAGTAGCTATTTTCCTGCAGGCATTCCCAGATTTATGGAGGTCGATACATATCTGGCTTACTTGAACAGGatgttcttttgtctttcccattttaaagagCAGCCAAGAAACAGTGAATATTATACCCCACAGCATGAGGAAGTCCTGGAGGACCAACTAGAGGCTGCGAGGCACTCTGATCAGCGTAAGGGAGTGAAGCAGAACagttttcaattggatttaaggctagattttgactaggccatgcTTATAGGTTTTTTTTGAGATTGTCCGGTATTCAGCCCCATCAACTCTACCAGATTTCTTACATGTCCTGAAtattaaatgtgtgttttttttatagcaCATTTTAAGAACAGCAAACATTGAGCAAAGGGCTTTACAGTCAGAATAAAAAATGTACTCCGCGAGCGCACACCTCCGCCAAGGCAATAAGGTCACTGACACGTCAGCTTTTTCCCATAATGATGAGCTCTACTCCGGATGACTTCTGGCCGCTGCATGTCAGCTGCTAATAGGGTGGCGAACCAGGTGGAAATTCCAGGTTGTCGCACCACGATCAGTCAATGACGAAGAATCCTTTACAAAATCCTGGATCCTGATGGTGTTCTGCATCGCCACTAAAATCTAATCATCTGTTCCCCATCCTAACACGCTCCTTGTCTGGAAATTTCATCCAAATCCATTTAAAACGTTTTGAAAAATTtggcagagagacagacagccgacaaaaaaaaaaaaaaaaaaaccctccttGGCGGaggaagtaaaacaaaaatgctgcaaaatcAGTTCATCGGTTCATTCGCTATAGGAGTCAAATAAGGAGGTGTAAAGCAGACTATTGATTTAAATGTCTCTGTGGTCTGAGCAGTGCTTACATAAATAAGTAAGCTGTTGCATAATTTTGATACAGCTACCCCAAAGGCCTGCtcacatttatattttagtCTCGGATCATCTGAGAGACACTGGCTGGTTGACTGGAGTGCTCTTTATTCAAAGTTAACAGGAAAATGTTCACACCTGGAAACGGACAGGAAGCCAGTGGATAATCAGCGTTACTTTGTGTtgttatttcaaataaatctcAGTGAAATGCATCGACGTCTGGGGCCGCACCCTGACAAGATGTGGACAAGTTCGAGGGGTGGGAACACTTCCGAGGGGCAAAAAGTGGAAAGGGGTCAAGATATAAATATTCCACTGAAATCCATCATTCAGTCGTGGCCCAGGTGGGACGTCAAGAGAAGCTGTCAAGAACCTGAATATTAAACAGTGGATTTTTCTATCTTTCAGGGACATATTTGGTGTGACACATACTGTCATCTAGCCTGATTTAATCATGTCCCGCTGCCTCAACAATTACAGCACCCTGAGGTCTTGTGGGAAATGTTATTACACATCCAGAAAATCCAGCCGATGCTTCTTCCCAAACCGCTGAAAATTAAAGAGATTCATATCAATAAATGTCATTACTTTCCCCCACCCTCCGAGCTGCACGCTCACCAGCGTGCAGTAGATTGATGTTGTGGAGTAATCTGCAAACCGCTGTGTTATCTGGCACTTTCGACTGCTTAGTTATGCTCTAGAATGTTTTGGAGTTGAACTCTCgggatgttttcttttttttcatccgTTTTTCTTCCCAATTTCAACCGATCTGAGGAGTTTTATTATGAAGAACAGCCCCACTGCTGCAGGCTGTCAGCTGAAATTGCATCACGGCATCAAATTATCTGAAGAAAACATGGACTAAATCCAATCTGTTTCCAGTCTTCTCACCCTGCACTGCAGCAACACTTTCATCTTTGTTTATTCCAGCCTCTCATCACCAACTCATTCATTTTTCAATCCTTCCTCGCCAACGTCCTGTTTCTAAGTCCATATCCTTCTCATTTCCTCATTCTCCCTGTTCCACTCATGTCCTTGCAGTGATAATCCCACTCCTCCGACTCACCcatctccacctcctcctcgtCCTCCTCCGCAGGGAGCCCGTTCTCCTCCTGGCAGCAGATGTTCCAGCGCGACAGGACGTTGGAGTCGCAGAGGCGCAGACTGAGCCACGAGTGGCACGGCGGCGAGTGCCTCATGTCAAGAGTGACCGGCTGGTTGCGGTCGTGAAGCTTCAAAGCGGGCACCAGCAGGGTGAAATCCAAGTCGAAGTCGGCCCCTTTGGCGTACTCCCCCAGGTCCTCGGGGTTGAGGTCCAGGACGCCTTCCCGGGCCCCGCCTGATAGGAGGAGGTACTCGTTGGCCACCGGGAGGCGCTGGTCAACCTTCTGGACTAAACCTGGCAGGGTTGGAGAGGAGAAAATTATATTAAgagtttgttttgggtttttatcaCAGCAGCAGAGCTGACGCAACAAAGTAAAGAGCAGAAAGAGGATTCTCACGAACACGTCTGTTTATTAACATGTTTTTCAGACGTCGAGGCAAGTTTCAGAGTTTAGATAAGAGGTCTGGCAACAGAGAACAGCAGCTCAGCATGTCAGAGAGCCTGGAGAGTTTCCAGCTTAATTTGGGTTGCATATATTTATGAGCGTGAGctgcagaagaaaaaacattgtgAGTGAAGCATCAGGCGCTAATAATCACTTCAGGGGCAAAATGTGAGGTCAGCATAGGTCAGAGTTCACACAGACCCTGCATGACCATTCACTGTCAGCTGCTTTCCCTGTTTGCAGACGTCAGCATCAATTTTTACTTGTTTAGTTGAGTTAATCATTATTTTCCAGGCTTAAGAAAGAGGAACTTTAATGACATCTGCTGGTCAAGTTCTAGATTGCAATTGAAAAAAAAGCCACTTCTGCAGATTAGAAGCAGCAATGTCTAATATTAATCACAAAAATGAAATCAAACCTAATTTCATACAATTCTTTCAAAAGCAACAGACAAATGAATCGCAGGTGGTCCTTGTGGTAACAGAACATGGAGGGAAACGCGGGAATAAACAATCAGCAGTCAAAAAAGGTACCTTGTACAATTTATTGTGTAGATGGGATCTAACCAGCTGCTGAGGAAACTATTGATTCATGTGTTTTTAGGCTTTACATTCCCAAAGTAAAGCTGGCTAAGTGTCCTGAGAGGTCTCCAAAGGGTCTACAACACATCCAGACAGTTGATAgaaagtgctgcatttacagcatCTAAAGGGTTCCTATGACTGAGGAAAACAATGAAGACATTTAATTGCAAATATTACTTATATTAACTTTCTGTCCCTGTCGTTTTTTGATAAAAAAGGGCCAACTGCCTGTGTGTTCAACAAAGATTTACAAATAACAGCATTGCTCTGTGTTCTCCTTATTTTTCTTGTCCTTCAGACGTTGTTCGGTGCTTCTGTGAGGTTTCTGCTGCCTGTCCTCTCCATCCCCAGGCGGTCACAGAGGATGGTTGCTCATACTGAGCCGGATTCTGCTGAAGGTTCCTTGCTGTTAAAAGAGAGTCGGTCCTCTCTACTATCGCCACATGCTTTCTGAAGCTGTAAACTCAAGGCTTAGTGGAATCAGCTGGAGTTAAATAACTTTCTACTTCATTAAAAGAaatgatctattgatctatccGACTGTACCATAATGTAGATTAAACTGGACGATATTTAGGTGGATCTGAAACAGACTGTATGATTGTAGGATTGTACTGGATCTGAACCGCATTTAGAttgaattatattttatataattaaGTCAAAATTAATTAGACCGTTTGTCTTGTCAAGTAACTTGAAATGAGATTTGTTGTCAATTAggattatatatttaaataatgtaatTATAAAATGAAGTTATAGTTAGCAATAAATATGCTATTAAAACTATCCAACTTTAGCAGTTGAAATGTATCGATTATCAGTACATCTGTCAGATTTTtctacaaaatataaataaatattagtcATCATCAAGATGAAGGACGGAAATATAAAGAAATCAcagttattttgtaaaataagaaataaaactaaactgaacagtacaatttggtaaaaaaaaaaaaaaagaagcttaaaTTGGAGCAAAATAGAAGAGGATTGATAGGAGTCTATTAATTACACATTGATAATTCTTCTGATGCAACGTCTTAAGAAAGCAGTTAAGATAAAGACAAATTatacaaagaacaaaattaagTAATAAATGTCTACATTTAATGTAACCAAGCAAATTACCCTTTACAGATCACGTCTTTCCTGACTTTTTAGTGACATCTGCTGGGAAAGTTGCAAACTGCAACCAACTATCAGCATCTGGAACAAACATGGTGGCCTTTGTTTGCCCATTCTGGGCTCTGTACCAACCTTCTAGTAGAGGACAATCCCCTGGGTGAGATAAACTGTTTATACTAAGGCGATGAAAACAGCTTCTCTTTTAGAAAACATAGCAATGAATAATATATTGTCATCGGAGTAGCTGGGTCCAGTAAACCTCGCACagcatcttttaaaaaaaaaaaaaaaaaatagctggATTAGGAATTAGACTGGAGCAATCCGATCATCATTCCTGCATTTTCCTGTTATATTTTAAAGCCTGCCAGTATTAGAATTCCCCAGAGTGTCTAAAATCCCTCTTCCCTGCACTCTGAAAACTTTCACATGAGAGAAACTCAAGCCTCCAAATCCCTTTACGACTACTTAGCTGTGTTGTATACTTCATGGGCTCTCGGCCCGTGGGGCCTTTAGGTTCTGGATCCGAGTAAATTATGTTCTGCCAATTTTAAAAAGAGTTTCTGAGGAGGAGCTCAATCCGACGGTCAAATGGTCCACAAGCAACTGCTACCTACTTCGGGTCAGAGGTGAAGCGCAGACATTTGAAAACACTCCACAGGGGGGAGATTGAGAGAGCTGCAGCACTGGTGTTTATCAGCCGGAGGGGACTTAAAAGGCTCCAAAAAGCTACAACGGGGGGCACCAGACCAGGCCAACAAGCTACGGTCGGGGGCGCAAAGCTGCCGACATGATCCCCTCATCCTGTTACATGGACACAAGGCTTCGGTCCCAGAGGGACGTGTACGGCTTTGGTGAACAGGCATGTGAGCAGGCATAAAGTGATGAAAAGTAAGGTCATAAAATCCTATTTTTCTCTGTAATGCTAGTATAGAAGACTAATTTATCGATTACATGAACATAAGCAGAGTCAAGGTGAAATACTAAACAATGAACTCATAATGTAGATCTAATATGGCAAGAAGCTGACAATAAGAAGTAAACGGTGAGGAAAGAGACCAGCAGGAGGAGGAACATCCAGAGTGGGAGTCAaacagagcttttttttttttttgtatttgacgACACTACAAAAAAAGCTTCTCCTTTCTGTCCTTACATTGCTCTGTCCAACAGAACTTCTTCTGAAAACCGCAGTTGTTAGTGGACTCATTTTGCTTTCAAATGCTCTTCCAGGACAGCTTGTATAGCTGCTTCTATAGCAAACATCAAACACTTGTGGAAAGTTGCACTCAGTGAAGGTGGGACTAGTGTTAATCTGAGTAAACtgagtaaaataaataagaattaaTGAGCGGGAGATTGTCTTCTCGGTTTCTTTCAGAGAGCTTCTGTGAGCTTTCTTCAGAGTTCAGGAGGTCTtttaagaaaaaagcagcttctAAAAGCTGAACTTCATGCTCCCTGTGGTGGATGAGCTGCCTCTGGTACAACTCATTTTAAACCCACTGAGAACTAAAGTTAAAGATCTGCTAGATCTAAACCAACTTACTTAATTCTCCGCATACCAACGTGACTCAcataaaaatacctttttatgTTACCTAAGAAAGCTGTATTCAACTCATTGGACTCAAACGTAGCTCTGCAATAAAAcagtcttttttaaagacatggTCATCTGCATACAGCAACACTTATATATTACATGGTAAAAATTGGACATTTAGGAGCCTGAATCAGGACacaaagtaataaataaaatgtattcatacaagttaatttaacagaaaaatacattaaataaatacatttatccaTTAATAAAGATGTTAATTTATTACATTGTTAATGTAATACTGATGTGATTAAGGATTTATTCCTTCCAAAAATATGAGTTATTTCAGCATTTAATTATTGCACATTTCCTGTGCCATATAATGTAACCCATTGTTAGTCAACCTTTGACCTTTTCATCTGCATGCAGACTTCTGTTTCCAGTCACTTTAAAATAGCCTCCTAGATTTTGCCTTAGGCAAAAATGAACTCTGTCTACTCTGTGTGAAAAATTATTCACACTTTCCAACTCCACGCTATAACAATTTATTGGGTTTAAGCCCATCAGGGGTTCTGTTTAGTGTAATAAAGGTAGGGTGTGGCATAAGGAGATCAACACCCTGTATGGAGGCATGCCAAACCAAAAGAGCTCATTAAGACATACTCTTAAATTTAACCTGAACTATCTAAAGGTTTGCTACTATATTTCTACATTTCATTAAGCAACTAAACCTCTGAGAGCTTCTTTATTAATACTGACGTAACACTGGTAACTATTCTTACTAGTGCTTCTAAAATCCCATGAAAACTATAATGTGTAATTACTTCCCGACACCAGAGGATAAAACTGCACACCAGACCTAACTAAAGTAGCAAAGGGGAGCAGATTTGatgttgtttttggactgatcCCAGAGATAAGGTGGAGTTTCCCTTTCAGCTGCTAAATGACAGATTTCCAACTTGATTTCCAGCATTTTACAGCACCTGTTCGAGTAAAAAAGGATCAAAGCTGGGAGAGGAGAGGGCTGAAGAGCGGACATGAGATAACGGCTAAACCTCGGTACGTTTGTAGCGGagcctcctctgatttatttttggtttaatcAGCCTCTATAATAAATTGGTTCAAACAGCcaagaaaagatgaaaaacagTCTCACATACGTCCAGCTTCCATTTGAGTGGGGCACAAATTAAAAACGGTATCAATTAGTGAGCAGCACACCCGCTGCTTAAGTCTGAAGTTCttccaaaaaacacaatttaatttCTAATCGAAACTCTTAAACGGGCAGCAGGACGGACTGGCGCACACATATGCACACCAAATCCTCCAACACTCTCCAAACGTGGAAAACAGAGCGGGAATGGCGACGGTCCCGGCTGGTTTCACAGCCACGGATTAACCCTAATCCTATAACGGATGTCTCAGAATGTACGATTCCATGAGAGGACGTTTTTTCCTCCTCCTAAAGAGTCATTTCTAGACTGAACCCAATTCCGTGTCTGTCGCTCCTCAGTATGTGGAAAACCCAGGCAGAATTTCAGGAAATTAAAATCATAAATTAAACAACTGAGGCAGCAGCTCAGCTGAATTGCTGTGGATCAGAATTTAAAGTTGCACAGACTCACATCACAACTGCTCTGGTGATTTTACAGTCGCCATTAGACTACCAAGCACCCATCAGAGAgtc
Proteins encoded:
- the tmem102 gene encoding transmembrane protein 102 yields the protein MESLMNVVTPRSPAPVKKLSEVDFRSGATLEQLSAQVSELVVLEQGEFGDQTALEVHTAKDFIFNMLGLVQKVDQRLPVANEYLLLSGGAREGVLDLNPEDLGEYAKGADFDLDFTLLVPALKLHDRNQPVTLDMRHSPPCHSWLSLRLCDSNVLSRWNICCQEENGLPAEEDEEEVEMGKGSIPSLGSPQSLDGCYFSPTLVTDWFWGVVSAAVDELRRSPQRGIPTPERLERNGPLTTIVLQAGSSRVLYDLLPVVSFRGWPAVAQGWLTANHFWDGKITEEEAISGFYLLPCCSPLGGRPDREWRLAFSRSEVQLKKCIPFPMAQAFQAAKAVLSRILARPRTGLSLYHLRTLLFWACDRLPAAYLSCPESDTPGRLLLGLLDDLAHCILGKNCPNYFLPQCNMLEHLSDSQALLVARKLAHVRSDPSEHLRAALDQARQAGQLKKELTAGTNGHGSPGHHPANGIISPSEDKLAQRLQQLVTENPGKSISVFLNPDDVSRPHFRIDDKFY